The Plasmodium brasilianum strain Bolivian I chromosome 14, whole genome shotgun sequence genome contains a region encoding:
- a CDS encoding protein CutA, with protein sequence MLFKDLPLTVHGVPPALIPLNDSNDNTDKESPEVPSAYPIGMMELQEGRSEDSARSKRGGKKERSKLNWSYIKRSRTNHTKTRHKFPNANRLKISKIVKLQNYKFVLFILRPLEQSKKRCNKHFRDSFFINNILKRNLLLNSFSYNRYNCTSSQRLIPSNQMENNNTSFVAVYVTAPSKEVAENISNILLKEKLASCINIIPGVHSMYHWKGEIARDNEVLMMIKTKKNMFDQIVSMVKLNHPYEVPEVIAVPIQHGSKDYLDWVSNSVKSVENEKEKSTNGNTRGSTNQNTSGSTNVQTVVHTMKKMKKEILKFLFLDLKNNKQSLTNFYKILNKEYICGEIHKNLLLNPDEKSSFLYFEIRQNDVILGFKDTNNQLYQKLVNIKDKKIFGQHKTKNEENIANLIKDIKNYSYIQGGALVSFHKKLLKDFITLQLENFKEIGE encoded by the exons ATGCTTTTTAAAGATTTACCTCTGACTGTGCATGGAGTACCACCCGCACTCATTCCCCTCAACGACTCCAATGATAACACGGATAAGGAGAGCCCGG AAGTTCCTTCTGCTTATCC AATCGGCATGATGGAATTACAAGAAGGACGATCAGAGGATTCCGCGAGATCAAAAAGGGGCGGAAAAAAAGAACGAAGCAAATTAAATTGGAGCTATATAAAACGAAGCAGAACAAACCACACGAAAACACGACACAAATTTCCAAATGCAAATAGGCTTAAA ATTAgcaaaattgtaaaattacaaaattacaaatttgttttattcatattacgACCCTTGGAACAGT CAAAGAAAAGATGTAATAAACATTTTCGGGATtcctttttcataaataatatattaaagcgTAATTTACTACTTAACAGTTTCTCCTATAATAGATACAACTGTACATCATCCCAACGATTAATACCATCTAATCAAATGGAGAATAATAATACCTCTTTTGTAGCTGTATATGTTACAGCTCCGAGTAAGGAAGTTGCTGAAAAT ATTTccaatattttgttaaaagaGAAGTTAGCTAGttgcataaatataattccgGGTGTCCATAGTATGTATCACTGGAAAGGAGAAATAGCT CGGGACAACGAAGTCTTAATGAtgattaaaacaaaaaaaaatatgttcgACCAAATTGTATCCATGGTAAAGTTAAATCATCCGTACGAGGTGCCAGAG GTTATTGCTGTTCCAATACAACATGGGAGCAAA GATTATCTTGACTGGGTTTCAAATTCGGTGAAGTCAgtggaaaatgaaaaagaaaa AAGCACAAACGGAAATACGAGAGGAAGTACAAACCAAAACACGAGCGGAAGTACAAACGT GCAAACAGTTGTGCATACGatgaaaaagatgaaaaaggaaattttaaaattcttattcctcgacttaaaaaataataaacaatcATTAACaaacttttataaaatattaaacaaagaatatatatgtggagaaatacataaaaatttgcTTTTGAATCCTGATGAAAAATCCTCTTTCCTTTATTTTGAGATAAGACAGAATGATGTAATACTTGGATTTAAAGACACAAATAATCAGTTATACCAAAAATTAGTAAacataaaagataaaaaaatatttggccaacacaaaacaaaaaatgaagaaaatattgccaatttaattaaagatataaaaaattattcatatatacaagGAGGAGCATTAGTATCATTTCATAAAAAGCTACTTAAGGATTTTATAACTTTACAGTTAGAGAATTTTAAGGAGATAGGAGAATGA